A portion of the Pseudomonas sp. GR 6-02 genome contains these proteins:
- the rplJ gene encoding 50S ribosomal protein L10, translating to MAIKLEDKKAIVAEVNEAAKVALSAVVADARGVTVGAMTGLRKEAREAGVYVRVVRNTLLKRAVADTEFSVLNDVFTGPTLIAFSKEHPGAAARIFKEFAKGQDKFEIKAAAFDGKFLAANQIDVLATLPTRDEAIAKLMSVIQGATSKLARTLAAVRDQKEAAAA from the coding sequence GTGGCAATTAAACTCGAAGACAAGAAGGCCATCGTCGCTGAAGTCAACGAGGCTGCCAAAGTCGCTCTGTCCGCTGTCGTGGCTGATGCCCGTGGCGTAACAGTAGGCGCGATGACCGGACTCCGTAAAGAGGCTCGTGAAGCTGGCGTTTATGTACGTGTCGTACGTAACACCCTGCTCAAGCGCGCTGTTGCTGACACTGAATTCAGTGTCCTCAACGACGTGTTCACCGGCCCTACCCTGATTGCATTCTCCAAAGAACATCCAGGCGCTGCTGCCCGGATTTTCAAAGAGTTCGCCAAGGGTCAGGACAAGTTCGAGATCAAGGCAGCTGCGTTTGATGGCAAGTTCCTTGCCGCTAACCAGATCGACGTGTTGGCTACCCTGCCGACCCGCGACGAAGCTATTGCGAAACTGATGAGCGTGATCCAAGGCGCTACCAGCAAGCTGGCTCGTACCCTGGCAGCCGTTCGCGACCAGAAAGAAGCTGCTGCTGCCTAA
- the rplK gene encoding 50S ribosomal protein L11 has product MAKKITAYIKLQVKAAQANPSPPVGPALGQHGVNIMEFCKAFNARTQGLEPGLPTPVIITVYSDRSFTFETKSTPASVLLKKAAGLTSGSARPNTVKVGTVTRAQLEEIAKTKNADLTAADMEAAVRTIAGSARSMGLNVEGV; this is encoded by the coding sequence ATGGCCAAGAAGATTACCGCTTACATCAAGCTGCAAGTGAAGGCCGCTCAGGCTAACCCAAGCCCACCTGTTGGTCCTGCTCTGGGTCAGCACGGCGTGAACATCATGGAATTCTGCAAGGCTTTCAACGCCCGTACTCAGGGTCTTGAGCCAGGTCTGCCGACTCCAGTGATCATCACTGTCTACAGCGACCGTAGCTTCACGTTCGAAACCAAATCCACTCCTGCTTCGGTTCTGCTGAAGAAGGCGGCTGGTCTGACTAGCGGTTCCGCTCGTCCGAACACCGTTAAGGTTGGCACTGTGACTCGTGCTCAGCTGGAAGAAATCGCGAAAACCAAAAACGCGGATCTGACTGCAGCTGATATGGAAGCAGCCGTGCGTACTATCGCCGGTTCTGCTCGTAGCATGGGCCTTAACGTGGAGGGTGTGTAA
- the rplA gene encoding 50S ribosomal protein L1, producing MAKLTKRQKAIAGKIEAGKAYNFVDAAALLSELSTVKFSESFDVAVNLGVDPRKSDQVVRSATVLPHGTGKTVRVAVFTQGPAAEAALAAGADRVGMDDLAAEMKGGDLNYDVVIASPDAMRVVGQLGQILGPRGLMPNPKVGTVTPDVATAVKNAKAGQVRYRTDKNGIIHTSVGKVGFDAVKLKENVEALIADLKRIKPASSKGIYVKRVTLSTTMGPGLVIDQGSLDA from the coding sequence ATGGCTAAGCTGACCAAGCGTCAAAAGGCTATCGCCGGCAAAATCGAAGCAGGCAAGGCCTACAACTTTGTAGACGCTGCTGCTCTGCTGTCCGAGCTGTCGACTGTCAAGTTCAGCGAGTCGTTCGACGTAGCTGTGAACCTGGGTGTTGACCCGCGTAAATCCGACCAGGTCGTTCGTAGCGCTACCGTGCTGCCGCACGGTACCGGCAAGACCGTTCGCGTTGCTGTGTTCACTCAGGGTCCAGCTGCCGAGGCCGCTCTGGCTGCCGGCGCTGACCGTGTAGGTATGGACGACCTGGCTGCCGAAATGAAAGGCGGCGACCTGAACTATGACGTAGTGATCGCATCCCCGGATGCAATGCGCGTTGTAGGTCAGTTGGGTCAGATCCTCGGTCCACGTGGTCTGATGCCTAACCCTAAAGTCGGCACAGTAACTCCAGACGTAGCTACCGCGGTTAAAAACGCCAAGGCTGGTCAGGTTCGTTATCGCACCGACAAAAACGGCATCATCCACACTTCCGTTGGCAAAGTCGGCTTCGATGCCGTCAAGCTGAAGGAAAACGTTGAAGCCCTGATCGCTGATCTGAAGCGTATCAAGCCAGCTTCCTCGAAAGGTATTTACGTCAAGCGCGTTACCCTGAGCACTACTATGGGCCCAGGTCTGGTCATCGACCAGGGTTCGCTCGACGCGTAA
- the secE gene encoding preprotein translocase subunit SecE, with translation MTPKAEAQGSRFDLLKWLVVVALVIVGVVGNQYYSASPILYRVLALLVIAAVAAFVGLQTVKGKSFFVLVKEARTEIRKVVWPTRQETTQTTLIVVAVVLVMALLLWGLDSLLGWLVSLIVG, from the coding sequence ATGACTCCTAAAGCTGAAGCTCAAGGCTCTCGCTTCGATCTACTCAAGTGGCTGGTAGTAGTTGCTTTGGTGATTGTTGGCGTTGTTGGCAATCAGTATTACTCTGCTTCGCCGATCCTGTACCGCGTGCTCGCTTTGCTGGTCATTGCTGCTGTAGCTGCCTTTGTAGGCCTGCAGACGGTTAAGGGCAAGTCTTTCTTTGTACTGGTTAAGGAAGCGCGCACCGAGATTCGTAAAGTCGTTTGGCCAACTCGCCAAGAAACTACGCAGACCACGTTGATCGTTGTGGCTGTTGTTCTGGTTATGGCGTTGCTGTTGTGGGGGCTTGATTCCCTGCTCGGTTGGCTTGTTTCCTTGATCGTCGGCTAA
- the tyrS gene encoding tyrosine--tRNA ligase, which translates to MKSVEEQLALIKRGAEELLVESELIEKLKRGQPLRIKAGFDPTAPDLHLGHTVLINKLRQFQDLGHQVIFLIGDFTGMIGDPSGKSATRPPLTREQVLENAETYKTQVFKILDPAKTEVAFNSTWMDQMGPADFIRLTSQYTVARMLERDDFDKRYTTNQPIAIHEFLYPLVQGYDSVALRADVELGGTDQKFNLLMGRELQRGYGQEAQCILTMPLLEGLDGVKKMSKSLGNYVGIQEAPGVMYGKLVSIPDVLMWRYFELLSFRSMEEIDALRADVEAGANPRDIKIKLAEEIVARFHGEEAAANAHRAAGNRMKDGELPDDLPEIELTATEDMPIAAVLNKAGLVKNSAVARDLLGSGGVRIDGEVVDRTFIYALGATHVCQAGKKAFARITLKSE; encoded by the coding sequence ATGAAGTCGGTTGAAGAGCAGCTAGCGCTGATCAAACGTGGTGCAGAAGAACTGTTGGTCGAGTCCGAGCTGATCGAAAAGCTCAAACGTGGCCAGCCGCTACGTATTAAGGCAGGCTTCGATCCGACCGCGCCGGATTTGCACCTGGGTCACACCGTGCTTATTAATAAGCTGCGCCAGTTCCAGGATCTGGGCCATCAGGTGATCTTCCTTATCGGTGACTTCACCGGGATGATCGGTGATCCGAGTGGCAAGAGCGCGACACGTCCACCGCTCACTCGTGAACAGGTTCTCGAGAATGCCGAGACCTACAAGACTCAGGTCTTCAAGATTCTTGATCCGGCCAAAACCGAAGTGGCGTTCAACTCCACCTGGATGGATCAGATGGGGCCTGCTGACTTCATACGTCTGACTTCGCAATACACCGTGGCACGCATGCTCGAGCGCGATGACTTCGACAAGCGCTACACGACCAATCAGCCAATCGCCATTCACGAATTCCTCTATCCGCTGGTTCAGGGTTACGACTCGGTCGCTTTGCGCGCGGACGTCGAGCTGGGCGGTACCGATCAGAAGTTCAACCTGCTGATGGGGCGTGAACTGCAGCGTGGTTATGGTCAGGAGGCTCAATGCATTCTGACTATGCCGTTGCTCGAAGGGCTGGATGGCGTGAAGAAGATGTCCAAGTCGTTGGGCAACTATGTCGGTATCCAGGAGGCGCCGGGTGTCATGTACGGCAAGTTGGTCTCTATTCCTGATGTGCTGATGTGGCGCTACTTCGAATTGCTCAGCTTCCGCTCCATGGAAGAGATCGATGCTTTGCGGGCTGACGTCGAGGCGGGTGCGAATCCGCGTGACATCAAGATCAAGTTGGCCGAAGAGATCGTTGCGCGTTTCCATGGTGAGGAGGCTGCGGCCAATGCTCACCGTGCAGCAGGCAACCGTATGAAAGATGGCGAGCTGCCGGATGATTTGCCAGAGATCGAATTGACCGCTACCGAAGACATGCCGATCGCTGCTGTCCTTAATAAGGCGGGCTTGGTAAAGAACTCCGCCGTGGCGCGTGACCTTCTGGGTTCTGGTGGTGTGCGTATAGATGGTGAGGTTGTCGATCGCACCTTTATATACGCGCTGGGCGCGACCCACGTTTGCCAGGCGGGGAAGAAGGCATTTGCGCGTATTACGCTCAAATCCGAATAA
- the nusG gene encoding transcription termination/antitermination protein NusG yields MAKRWYVVHAYSGYEKHVMRSLIERVKLAGMEDGFGEILVPTEEVVEMRNGQKRKSERKFFPGYVLVQMDMNEGTWHLVKDTPRVMGFIGGTADKPAPITDKEAEAILRRVADGSDKPKPKTLFEPGESVRVNDGPFADFTGTVEEVNYEKSRIQVAVLIFGRSTPVELEFSQVEKV; encoded by the coding sequence GTGGCTAAGCGTTGGTACGTTGTGCATGCTTACTCCGGTTACGAGAAGCATGTCATGCGTTCGTTGATCGAGCGCGTAAAGCTGGCTGGCATGGAAGATGGCTTCGGCGAAATTCTGGTTCCCACTGAAGAAGTGGTTGAGATGCGTAATGGCCAGAAGCGCAAAAGCGAACGCAAATTCTTCCCTGGTTATGTGCTGGTTCAGATGGACATGAACGAGGGTACTTGGCACTTGGTCAAGGATACTCCTCGGGTGATGGGCTTCATCGGTGGTACTGCCGACAAGCCTGCACCAATCACAGATAAAGAAGCAGAAGCGATTCTGCGTCGCGTTGCTGATGGTAGCGACAAGCCGAAGCCGAAGACGTTGTTCGAGCCGGGTGAGTCGGTACGTGTCAACGACGGGCCGTTTGCCGATTTTACCGGCACGGTTGAAGAGGTTAACTACGAAAAGAGCCGGATCCAAGTGGCGGTGCTCATTTTCGGTCGCTCTACTCCGGTAGAGTTGGAGTTCAGTCAGGTCGAAAAGGTCTAG
- the rplL gene encoding 50S ribosomal protein L7/L12, translating to MSLTNEQIIEAIGQKTVLEVVELIKAMEETFGVTAAVAAAGPAAAAAVVEEQTEFNVMLTEAGEKKVNVIKAVRELTGLGLKEAKAVVDGAPAMVLEAVAKDAADKAKAALEEAGAKVELK from the coding sequence ATGTCTCTGACTAACGAACAAATCATCGAAGCAATCGGCCAGAAAACCGTTCTGGAAGTTGTTGAGCTGATCAAAGCAATGGAAGAAACCTTCGGCGTTACCGCTGCTGTTGCTGCTGCTGGTCCAGCTGCTGCTGCCGCTGTTGTTGAAGAGCAAACTGAATTCAACGTCATGCTGACCGAAGCTGGCGAGAAGAAAGTTAACGTGATCAAGGCTGTACGTGAACTGACCGGTCTGGGCCTGAAAGAAGCCAAGGCTGTAGTTGACGGCGCTCCTGCCATGGTTCTGGAAGCTGTTGCCAAAGACGCAGCTGACAAAGCCAAAGCAGCTCTGGAAGAAGCAGGCGCTAAAGTCGAGCTGAAATAA
- the birA gene encoding bifunctional biotin--[acetyl-CoA-carboxylase] ligase/biotin operon repressor BirA: MLTLLKLLKDGRFHSGQALGVALGVSRSAVWKQLQHLEAELGLSIHKVRGRGYQLAAPLTLLDPVEICAREPSCEWPILVLDSIDSTNAEALRAIERGQIAPFLVLAERQTAGRGRRGRKWVSPFAENIYYSLVLRIEGGMRQLEGLSLVVGLAVLQALRELGISGAGLKWPNDVLVGQKKIAGILLELVGDPADVCHVVIGVGINVNMQMTDEVDQQWTSMQLESGKAVDRNHLVAKLGVMLRAYLSRHQVDGFPAIRAEWEQNHLWQGRAVSLIAGASQIDGEVLGIDGQGALRLKVDGVEKVFSGGELSLRLRDDS, translated from the coding sequence ATGCTGACGTTGTTAAAGCTTCTTAAGGATGGCCGATTCCATTCGGGCCAGGCCCTGGGCGTCGCCTTGGGCGTCAGTCGTAGCGCTGTATGGAAGCAGCTTCAGCATTTGGAGGCTGAGCTCGGCTTATCCATTCATAAAGTGCGCGGTCGCGGCTATCAGCTGGCTGCGCCATTGACGCTGCTTGACCCTGTCGAGATATGCGCGCGTGAGCCTTCCTGTGAGTGGCCCATCCTGGTCCTCGACTCAATTGACTCTACCAATGCTGAAGCCTTGCGCGCTATCGAGCGTGGCCAGATCGCGCCATTTCTGGTGCTTGCCGAGCGGCAAACGGCCGGTCGCGGACGGCGTGGACGCAAGTGGGTGAGTCCGTTCGCAGAAAACATCTATTACAGCTTGGTGTTGCGCATTGAGGGTGGGATGCGGCAGCTGGAAGGCTTGAGTCTAGTTGTTGGGCTCGCCGTACTGCAGGCCTTGCGAGAGCTTGGTATTTCAGGCGCGGGGTTGAAGTGGCCCAATGATGTTCTGGTTGGTCAGAAAAAAATTGCTGGAATATTGCTCGAATTAGTGGGCGATCCTGCAGATGTGTGTCACGTAGTGATCGGTGTCGGGATCAATGTGAACATGCAGATGACTGATGAGGTTGACCAGCAGTGGACGTCCATGCAGCTCGAGTCGGGCAAGGCGGTTGATCGCAATCACCTGGTTGCGAAGTTGGGGGTGATGCTCCGGGCCTACTTGAGTCGCCACCAGGTCGACGGATTTCCGGCTATCCGGGCGGAGTGGGAGCAAAATCATCTATGGCAGGGGCGCGCCGTGTCGTTGATTGCTGGAGCTAGTCAGATAGATGGAGAGGTGTTGGGTATCGATGGTCAGGGTGCCTTGCGCTTGAAGGTGGATGGCGTGGAAAAAGTCTTTAGTGGTGGTGAGCTCAGCCTGAGGTTGCGTGATGATTCTTGA
- a CDS encoding peptidoglycan DD-metalloendopeptidase family protein codes for MTKESSKAPPLYPKTHLLAASGIAALLSLALLVFPSSDVEAKKTTLSLELESPVEQLTQDQDAADVVQATNEPAASPFAQIENSAENTQEAAQAAPAPVVEEKKAPGHREVIVAKGDTLSTLFEKVGLPATSVHEVLASDKQAKQFSQLKHGQKLEFELGPNGQLTNLHSKVSDTESISLTKNGKGYTFNRITAKPTVRTAYVHGVINSSLSQSAARAGLSHSLTMDMASVFGYDVDFAQDIRQGDEFDVIYEQKVVNGKAVGNGPILSARFTNRGKTYTAVRYTNKQGNSSYYTADGNSMRKAFIRTPVDFARISSKFSMGRKHPILNKIRAHKGVDYAAPRGTPIKAAGDGQVLLAGRRGGYGNTVIIQHGSTYRTLYGHMQGFAKGIKTGGSVKQGQVIGYIGTTGLSTGPHLHYEFQVNGVHVDPLGQKVAMADPISKAERSRFLAQSQPLMARMDQEKATLLASSKR; via the coding sequence ATGACCAAAGAATCGTCTAAAGCGCCACCGCTTTACCCGAAGACCCACCTGCTCGCAGCAAGCGGTATCGCCGCCCTTCTGAGCCTGGCGCTTCTGGTATTTCCTTCCAGTGATGTTGAAGCCAAAAAGACGACCCTGAGTCTTGAACTGGAAAGCCCTGTAGAACAACTGACACAAGATCAAGACGCCGCCGACGTCGTCCAAGCCACAAATGAGCCGGCAGCCTCCCCTTTCGCGCAGATCGAAAACAGCGCCGAAAACACTCAGGAAGCCGCCCAGGCCGCCCCCGCGCCAGTCGTCGAAGAAAAGAAGGCGCCAGGCCACAGGGAAGTGATCGTTGCCAAAGGCGACACTCTCTCGACCTTGTTTGAGAAAGTCGGCCTTCCGGCCACTTCGGTGCATGAAGTGCTGGCCAGCGACAAGCAGGCCAAGCAGTTCAGCCAGCTCAAACATGGCCAGAAGCTCGAGTTCGAACTCGGCCCGAACGGCCAACTGACCAATTTGCACAGCAAAGTCAGCGACACGGAAAGCATCAGCCTGACCAAGAACGGCAAGGGTTATACATTCAACCGCATTACCGCCAAGCCCACTGTTCGCACCGCCTACGTACATGGCGTGATCAACAGTTCGCTGTCGCAATCCGCAGCCCGTGCCGGTTTGTCCCATAGCCTGACCATGGATATGGCCAGCGTGTTTGGCTATGACGTCGACTTCGCCCAGGATATTCGCCAAGGTGACGAGTTCGATGTGATCTATGAACAGAAAGTCGTCAACGGTAAAGCCGTCGGTAACGGCCCCATTCTTTCCGCGCGCTTCACCAACCGTGGCAAGACTTACACCGCTGTGCGCTACACCAACAAACAAGGCAACAGCAGCTACTACACGGCTGACGGCAACAGCATGCGCAAGGCGTTCATCCGTACTCCGGTAGACTTCGCCCGCATCAGCTCGAAATTCTCCATGGGCCGCAAGCACCCGATCCTGAACAAGATCCGCGCCCACAAGGGTGTCGATTACGCAGCACCGCGCGGCACACCGATCAAGGCTGCCGGCGACGGCCAGGTATTGTTGGCCGGTCGCCGCGGCGGTTACGGCAATACCGTGATTATCCAGCACGGCAGTACTTACCGTACGCTGTACGGCCACATGCAGGGCTTCGCCAAAGGCATCAAGACTGGCGGCAGCGTCAAGCAAGGTCAGGTGATCGGCTACATCGGCACCACCGGCCTCTCCACCGGCCCGCACCTGCACTACGAGTTCCAGGTCAATGGTGTGCACGTCGACCCGCTGGGTCAGAAGGTAGCGATGGCCGATCCGATCTCCAAAGCTGAACGCTCACGCTTCCTTGCGCAAAGCCAACCGCTGATGGCGCGTATGGACCAAGAGAAAGCCACCCTGTTGGCTTCGAGC
- a CDS encoding pantothenate kinase has product MILELDCGNSFIKWRVLGADVGRVVGEGVVDSDLALLESLKGLKGLALKHCRLVSVRTAEETGALISSLTEAFGVSVVCATPAREMSGVRNGYEEFERLGLDRWLAMLGGFHLASGACLVLDFGTAVTADFVARDGEHLGGFICPGMPLMRNQLRTHTRRIRYGDLAAERALESLVPGRTTVEAVERGCVLMLRGFVQAQLDLARSYWGEDFAVFLTGGDADLVSEIVPGARVVPDLVFVGLAMACPLS; this is encoded by the coding sequence ATGATTCTTGAGCTCGATTGTGGAAACAGTTTCATCAAGTGGCGTGTGCTCGGCGCGGATGTCGGGCGGGTGGTTGGTGAGGGTGTCGTTGATTCGGATCTCGCGCTGCTTGAGAGTTTGAAGGGGCTCAAGGGGCTCGCTCTCAAGCATTGTCGGTTAGTGAGTGTCAGAACCGCTGAAGAAACCGGAGCCTTGATCTCTTCGTTGACAGAGGCTTTCGGCGTTTCCGTGGTGTGTGCCACACCGGCTCGCGAAATGTCCGGGGTTCGTAATGGCTATGAAGAGTTCGAGCGGCTAGGACTTGATCGCTGGCTTGCAATGCTCGGAGGATTTCACCTGGCTTCAGGTGCTTGTCTGGTGCTCGACTTCGGTACCGCGGTCACTGCTGATTTTGTCGCTAGGGATGGCGAGCATCTTGGAGGCTTCATCTGTCCGGGAATGCCCTTAATGCGTAACCAGTTGCGTACTCATACCCGTAGAATCCGCTATGGCGACCTTGCTGCCGAGCGTGCTTTGGAGAGTCTTGTTCCTGGGCGTACTACCGTCGAGGCGGTCGAGCGAGGTTGTGTGCTGATGTTGAGGGGCTTTGTTCAGGCTCAGCTAGATTTGGCGCGCAGTTATTGGGGGGAGGATTTCGCTGTATTCCTCACAGGAGGAGATGCTGATCTGGTCTCCGAGATTGTGCCTGGGGCCAGGGTGGTTCCAGATCTGGTGTTTGTAGGGTTGGCTATGGCGTGTCCCTTGTCTTGA